From the genome of Astatotilapia calliptera chromosome 3, fAstCal1.2, whole genome shotgun sequence:
AtcagaagacagaaaaatgaaaaagcagtAAAAAGCCAGTGGCATGGAAAAATAGGAGGGAGAGAAACAGCTAAACCTGCCATGTGGGGTTCTTTTAAACCATTGTTTCCTAGATTCAAGCATGCAGTGTGAAGGGTTATTTTTGTCAttataatttagttttattttcacatcaaTCATAACAGCTGTTGCCTAAAGGTTCTTTCTATTGTAAAACCCTGTAAAATGACCCCTGTACAagcaaacacttggcaacagtgggaatgaaaaacgcactttttaacaggaagaaatcatCTGGAACCAGGCTCAGGTGGGAGcaaccatctgctgtgactggttagGGATGTGTGgatgaagacaggacaaaagacacatggaagagagccagaggttaataataattaaatccAGAGAGGTGTatgaacacatagtgagtgagaaaggtgactgaagaagtaaTACTGATTGCGTCATGGTAATCCCCCAGCAGcatacacctattgcagcaaaACTAAGGCAGGATttagggtcacctggtccagccctaactatatgctttagcaaaacggaaagttttaagcctgatattaaaagtagagatagtgtctgtctcccgaatccaaactggaagctggttccacaaaagaggggcctgaaagatggagaaatatgctctctttctagtccctgtcaggactcttgctgcagcattttggattaactgaaggcttttcagggagtttttaggactgaTTGTATACTGAGCATATACTTTCACAAGATTACTGCTACAAAACATGAAGATAGAGCTGAATCACAAGGCTGTATTTGAACTGATGACTACAGACCTGCTTTCATGAAACCCCCTGAAACCACAGAAAAATGCAACAGGATGTCAGAAACTCAAGAAATTATTACATCTCCTCAAGTGAACTCGTAATGAAGTATTTTTGAGTAATAAAAAGAAGTGAGCAGATGCAGTTTTTGTCCAGaacttttaaataatttaatacaGTCTTAatactctctgtgtgtgtgtgtgtgtgtgtgtgtgtgtgtgtgtgtgtgtgtgtgtgtgtgtgtgtgtgtgtgtgtgtgtgtgtgtgtgtgtgtgtgtattaacaTCCCTGAGGAGCTGACGAGTTTTCATCAATAAAAGGAAAGTGGACGACCACAGAGCTGTTAGTCTTTGTTATACACAGGGTGAAATACATGTTTGGAGCACAAAGAACAGCACTCACTGCTAACAGATACTGCAAACACAGAACAACTACTTAGTGATCTATATATACTGTAGGTCTTTGACTaagcttttaaaaatggtttaaaaaagcAGGAGGGCTGGAGCTTATCCTCTCTGGGATAGCATGAAAGGCAGGTTGCACACCAGACAGGAttccagtctgtcacaggactAGGAAACACAACTTAACAATCTATCCAATTTGAAATCATTAGTTAACACCTATCATGtctttagactgtgggaggaagaacTCACTCAGCACAGTGAACTGTTTAAACTGCACGTTAGTGTGAGGTGAAGTAAAGATAGTCTTCTTTGCAGTGgaaagttttaaaccttgtggtCTGTAACCATGAAAGCAGGTCTGTGATGGTTATTGCCAATTAGAAGAACAACCAGAATGCTTTGCAGTCTGTTACTTCCTCTGTTAAGGAaaaagttattttgtgcttATAAAAGTGTTCATATTTTATACACTGTAAGAATGTATCAAAATGTACTCATCATCATGCTTGTGTTTTGCAGAACAAAGTGTTGCAGAACAAagtgttcattttgatgttgacACTTCATTTAGATATTTTGAGACCGGAAAGAAATGCAACTGAGTGATATACTGATAagtgtttaatatttctgcttatgCAAACGTCTTTCTATCATGAACTCTCTGAACAGTCACATCACAACACCACAATGAGTTGTGAAAACCAGCTGTTATTGTTAGATTAAGTTCCAGCAACTGCATGTTCTCTCCCCACGAGTGAAGAGCGTGCAgctaagttcctgttttatcttTGCTTTGCCATGTGACATCACTATACTGagtgtataaataaagatgcaaaATGAGTGTGGGGTGTGTGAGTCTTGTTGAGCTCTCACCCGTGCACGTTAACTGTTGAACTGTCTGAGTGTCATTTCTTCACCTGAGTGTTTGATAACTGTTCACCCCTAACATCCTCATACAGACCTTTATTTTGTCTCATTGCTGTTTTGGGCCTCCTCTTGCAGACACCTGCAGACACCCTGCTTCCTTAAACTGGACacgcagaagagaatggatggacagACTACATTCAGGATGTTCAACATTATTAATAAAGGACAAATTTCTGCTTGAGAAATACTTGATGCAAATGGAAACTTTGGTTtgtttgatgtagtctctctcttcacttgcatacccaccacggaggccatggagactgtcagaaaacgactacaagaagacagctccttggaggacaggaccaacttcacacccgatcagatttgcaccctgttagacctctgcctcaccactacatatttcaaatacaacgaaggcttttacagacaaaaacatggctgtgccatgggctcccccgtgtcacctattgtagccaacctttacatggaggaagtggaacaAACTGGAAGGACGGGTGTCAGATCTGGAACAATATTCAAGAGTAAATGATGTGATAGTGACAGGACTGGAAACCAAGCATCAGACATACGCACGggtagcagcagcagagagaggggagCCACCCGAGCAAGAGCTACGCTCTTTGGAAGAGCAGGTAATGGCCTTCTTTAAAAGCAAAGGTATAGAAATGGACAGTAAAAATATTGAGGGATGCCATCCTCTTCCGAGAAAAAATCAAATACCTGCCATTATCATTCGTTTTGttaatagaaaacagaaaaaagaactgCTCAAGCAAGGAAGAAAGCTAAAAggtacaaatgtttatttaaatgaacacctaatcaagaaaaatgcagacattgCAAGACAAGCAAGAAtattaagaaaacagaagaaaatacagtCAACTTGGACGTCAGACTGTAAAATATTCATTAAGTTAAATGGAACACCAGAGCAGGCTAAGGTTCTAGTCATCAAAGAGATGACGGAACTAGAAAAATATAACCGATAAATGCAAAGCAGTGCTAAATATGATGTGACCGTCCAAGTGCACAACCAACGCAGATGTCTGACAATTTTCAACTAACAACTCATATTGAAAATAAGACATTGATGTATGACAGCAACATAGATCCtgattgtaatttctttaacaaTAAGACAAATGAATGCAATTATTATACAAATGAGCAACTTAAAAAGGAATTCAAGGTAGAACAGGGTATAACAATGGTTCACTTTAATAGTCGAAGCTTATATGCAAACTTTCAATCCATCAAAGACtacataacacagtttgaacagCCATTCAATGTGATAGCCATATCGGAGACCTGGATAACtcctggaaaagaagaagactttaaaataaatggatatGAATTCCTTCATGTAGACAGGATCAACAAGAAAGGAGGTGGGGTGGCACTTTACATTGATAAAAACCTAAAGTACAAAAGAATGGGAAGAATGACAACTGTTATTGATGGAGTGATGGAATGTttatcagtggaaataattatagaaaaaaggaaaaacctaaTTGTCAGttgtatatatagaacaccaGGATCTAAGATTGAGATATTTAAGGATAATATGGAGgacttatttacaaatataaatcaGAAAAGAATGTTTATTTGTGGGGACTTTAATATTGACTTATTGAATCCAAATCATAATAAGAGTACAGAAGAATTTATTGATTCCATGTACAGCATGGGTTTATTTCCACTGATAACAAGACCGACCAGAATAACATCTCATTGTGCAACTCTATTagataatatatttacaaatataatagAAGGAAAGATAAAAAGTGGGCTGTTAATCAATGATATAAGTGACCATTTACCAGTCTTTGCATCGTATAATTGCCATTATAAAGTGAACAACGATGGACATAAGATTATTTACAAAAGAATAAGAACAGAGAAGACCTTAAATTGTCTtagaaatgaacttttaaagCAAGATTGGAATATTGTATATGAACAAACAGAAGTTAATAAAGCTTACGAAGgatttttaagaacatttaacacattACTTGATAAAAACTGCCCAGTAATTGAAATCAATAGGAAACACAACTATGCAGGAAGACCATGGATGACAAAAGGACTACAAAAtgccagcaaaaaaaagaataccttATATCGAGAATtcataaaaaagagaacaatagaaactgaaatgaagtataaaacttacaaaaataaattaactaataTAATGAGATCCTGTAAAAGAGAGTATTACATTAAAAGGTTAGAACAcaataaagataacacaagagATATATGGAATGTATTAAACGgaataatcaaaaatgaaacaagGAATAATGATTACCCTGGGTACTTTATAGAAGGGACAAGAAGTATTAATAACATGGAGGAGATAGTAAATGGCTTTAATGAATTCTTCGTAAACATAGGGccaaaactggcagaagaaATAAAGGTTGATGGAATAGAAAGGGACACTGGTGAAAATATTGAAAGGAATAGTAGCTCAATGTTTTTAAGAgcagtggaagagaaagagatttaTGACATGGTTAGAGGACTTAAGAACAAAACCAGTACAGACTggaatgatattgatatggtaacggTAAAGACAGTTATTGATGGTatcgtaaaaccattaaaatatatattcaacttGTCGtttcaaaaaggagtttttccacaaaaaatgaaagttgctAAAGTTATTCCCATTTACAAAACCGGTGAAAGACATCATTTTACAAACTATAGACCAGTGTCAATACTCTCCCAGTTCTCTAAGATACTGGAAAAACTcttcataaaaagatttgacagttttgtggaaaaatatgaattaatgacaGATAGTCAGTATGGGTTCAGAAACAACAGATCAACAGCTTTGGCACTGATAGATTTAATGGAAAAGATAACGGAATGTATGGATAATAAGAGGTATGCGCTCGGAGTTTTCTTAGATCTAAAGAAGGCGTTTGATACTGTTAATCatgaaattctattaaaaaaactggaaaagtacgggtttaggggagtggttttggaatggttaaaaagctatgtagggaataggcaacaatatgtacaaataaatgaatataaatctaatttgatggatatagcttgtggagtacctcaaggttcagtactgggtccaaaaatgtttattatgtacttaaatgatatctgcagagtatcggagattttaaagtttgtaacatttgcagatgacacaaatatactgtgtGCAGGTGGGGAATTGCCACAGGTTTTGGAAATGATCACACAGGAATTAACGatattaaagaagtggtttgatataaataaattatcattgaatctcgataaaaccaaatttatgttgtttggaaaccaaaagaaaaacatcgaagtagaaatatgtgttgacaatgtatatttagaaagagtaaatgaaataaaatttcttggggtgatcattgaccacaagctctgttggaagccacacattacttatgttcgggggaaattggcacggggcattgccgtcctgggaaaagcaaagcatatgttggatcagaaagcactgcacattttatactgtgctttactactgccatatatgagctactgtgtagaggtctggggaaacacatacaaaagtaacacacaaacaataactataatacagaaaagggccattagattaataaataatgtagggtacagggaccatacaaatgcactctttgtcaaaatgcaagctattaaattccaagacttggtgaagcttaaaacagcgcaaataatgtataaagtcagaaataaattgcttcccaaagaaatctgtaaattgttcatagaaagagaaggtgggtataacttaagagggaaatggaatttaaaaatacaaagtgctagaacaactttaagaactatgtcaatctcaattgcaggagttaaattatggaacagtctaacagaagaaataaaagacagtcaaaacataaaacagtttaaagtaaaatataaaaacctaattttaaataagtataagaatgaagaaaacggggttaacccaggatggtaatgttgctggtaatggtgttgcggttcttttttggttgtttttttgttttgttttggtttgttgtttttccataacttgtgtatctgcaaatatacacattctgtatttttcatatgaaagaaactatactgtggtggggcttgctaatttcttgtttttgatttatgtatgttatgttttgttttacttcatatgtttatatgtttcatatgttgtttgtttaatttaagacaaaaaaaattaaatgaatgagaggtaaaacttgagggggtagggacaaataagtaaatacttcagcctactccttttcaaacaaataatggaatgatattttgtaatgattgtgaaggcacatgtttgaaatgtttgaaataaaaatgaactgaactgaactgaactgaactgaactgaactgaactgaactgaactgaactgaactgaaagaaaggctcttggctctttcaaaggaagagtacccagccactggtacagatatgtggacgacacctgggtcaaaatcaagacacaagaagtggaatccttcactgcgcacattaacgctgtggataaaaacatcaagttcaccagggaagacacaaaggacaactgtttgcctttcctggactgcgctgtgcacattgaagagaacggcaacctcaacatcgaagtttaccggaagcccacacatacagaccagtacctcctctttgactcccatcaccctctggaacacaaacttggagtaattaggaccctacaccaccgggcagaacatgttccctctaagcctgaaggaaaaaagaaggaacacacacatgtaaaggaagcactcaaaacgtgcggctatcctaaatgggcgttcttaaagtcagcaaagaggcacagaaaagaagaccagacatcAGCGAGGGacgataagaaggacagacgcaacaacattgtcatcccctatgtagtcggtgtatcagagaaactcaggagagttttctccaagcatgacatcccagtgcatttcagacccagcaacacgctcagacaaaaactggttcacccgaaagacaaaactcctaaacacagacttaacaatgtggtgtatgctgtacagtgcagcgaggaatgcccagacctctacattggagagaccaaacagccacttcacaagcgcatggcacaacacagaagagccacctccacaggacaagactcagcagtccatctgcatcttaaggataaaggacactctttcgaggatgccaatgttcacattttggacagagaggacagatggtttgaaagaggagtgaaagaagccatctatgtccactgtgagcgaccatctttgaacagaggcgggggtttacgacaccaactctctgccatctataatccagttttgagttcccttcccagacgccttaacgcccactcacatcctgggccatctgatctcaggaattcgcatgataaggtggggccaggtttcacaatgaacccacccgaaactctggctgattgggacccacacccagtttcacaccttggctcaggcgattagaggatcatcagggggtccttttgtccctctgtggggggatactcccactaggtttatatctgggactctccaccatttgaccttagaactgaagaagcttctcggatgagaggtgaaacgtcttcaagtaacttaaagaagtccagacgcttttctttgcaagctcctttgactacgatgacctggatgactgagaacctacacagacatgtttgtttgtgagaAACTCCACAGAGCTGCTTTTATCCAAGCTTCATCTTTCCTTTGAATATTgtttaaaattgaaaaacatACTAACGTGAGACGTTCATGCAACAAAAAGAGTGAAAGTCTCACCTTTTAGTTTCCTGTCAACATGTCGTTCCACCAAAACAACCAGTAACATCACTACTAACACAACACAGACTGTTCCAGCTGTCAGCAACACGGGGACAAATGGAGAGGAACCAGCAGAAGAGGcaggtggaggtgtggatgtaggtggaggtgtggtggtgtgtttgtctaaaacaaagcaaacacagtcattaagttgtcgtcacattgtgaatgttgaaacctgcagaaacacagacaggtgagtgtgtcacctgtgacagtgatccagctggatggagactctccatgaccgctgatgtcacacttgtagaggccttcatcagacctggaaacatgctggatggtcatgtgacctgtagagTCTTTCCCAGTGAAGACGCCATCTTTGAAGAAAATGGCTgtgaggttggagggagtggtctttgttttacagagcagagtgacgtcatctccctccatcacagggaggacaggactctgcaggatcactgatccacctcaacacagagacaaactacagcatttcatccatttacacacagcttcatcaacactaactccacacactcagcttaccagtgactgtcaggttaaccatgttactgatgggaccctctctggactcacaccagtaaactaaACTTTCCAGTGGGTCAATATAGCTGATGATGCAGGAAGAACCAGCTGATTCTCCAAACCCATCTCCACACTGAGTCCtctgttgtttgcttgtgtttctcctcagagtccatccagcagagctgtcgtcctcctcacagctcagagacacaaaatcATCTTTAAACatctgagagctgctgggactcacagtcagacgagctgcgagggttaaaaataaaaataaaaatgtcatggTTGTGCAAAGCAATGATGATACAACATTCTTTAAATTAGAATTAAAATACTTCTCATGTGGTTCGGGCTGCCAACCCTAaacatgaaagaagaagaatttaacacatatttgacatatttaaaagaaaatcactgaccttggtttgttaTCCTGCAAGGCattgaagtcaaaactaaagaTAAGTAAAACTTAGGTTagcatgtaaaataataaagactGTAATTAATTTGGCTCGTCCCATCTCGTCTATCTCTGATCTCTTGTCCACTTATAATTATGTGAGTAAGTAATCCTTGTGGGAggcatacataaatgtaaaagaataacagactgtgtttttgaactctttaaaagaaaaagatctattcatatttattatttttagcttGTTGctatgtttatatttatagttCTAGTCTTAAGGTTTGTTACTGTTTTGTTCCTCATTTCATCTCaagtttcctttttctttatgtttgtgCGTCTCCTGTGTGTAGAGTGggttctctctctgtctccactgtgtcctCCTGTCTGTTCTTCTCTGGTTCCAGTGTTAAGACTGTGTCTCTGTGCCTTTGTGTTAGTTATTGCTAAGTTCACAAGAActcaataaaattaaatattggAAATCAGAAATCCATCAGTTTATTAGCACTGTGCACATTTCTGCTCCCACATCTCTAACACCAAATCTGTAACGCTGTTCCTTTAGTGATTATTGGATGTTTTCGAACTCACTGTACCCGATGCATAAGAAACATTTGGAAACATGACCGGTAACAGTAAGCATGAAGTCGTGTGTCCACTTTAAAGATAAGCTGATATAATAACTAACTAACCTCTGTCAAGTTCACTGGTTCACAGGGTAAAATTTCCCCTTTAACCTGCTGCTCAGTCCATtcagccttttttcttctcctccatTATTGTTTATTAACAGAGCAGACAGAAAAAGTTCAACATTTAAAAGGAAGACATTCTTCACTTACAGAGCAGAAATAGTAGAGACGCGTCATCCATTGTCCTCTTGACTCATGTgactcattttctctttttgtcatAGAGACACAGTAAACTCCGCCCCCTTCCCCACATACTTTTCTTGCCTATATGTAAGATGTTTGTAAAAAGTTGCTGAAGCTGAAGCATTAGATCAGACTATGTTTTTACAATCTTCTGTTCTCTGAtgttggtgagcctgtgtgaactgtGGCCTCAGCTTCCTGTTATTAGCTCTACACTCTTGCTGTTGTTACGTCCTATGTGCTGTGCATAccgtgctcttctgcataccttggttgtaatcaGTGGCTATTTGTGTTGCCTTactatcagcttaaagcagactggactctgacctctgtcatcaacaGATGCTTTTTTGGGAAAGCCTAGAAAATCAGAAGTTTCCATCTGGCATCAACAACAATGCCACATTCCCCTTTACTTAAATCACCTAAATCAAATGAGAATATCTGTAACTGTAATGCtgttgccatgtgattggctcattacatatttgcataaaaaacagtgacatttgtacctaataaaatggtCAGTAAGTTTGTACTGTGATCAGAACAATTCCTCTTTAATAGCATGTtgatttcagtgtttgtttctttagacATGTTGTGTGTTTCTTGGCCTTATGTGGGGAAAGAAATAAGCTGTTGTGAGTTCCAAGTAAAGCAGTGAAGCTTTACTAGTAAAGCACTGCTATATTAGCAATGGGCTGTGGTTTCAGACTGATATGAGTACAAATGTGAGAGTAACAGATACCACAGAGTGGCTCATCTGTGTGAAACTGGGGCACAAAAAGTACCAGTATATTCAAAAGGTTCAGTTTGCAGGCCTGCATTAACACTAAAAGGTTAAAGATGTATAATCATTTAGTGTGAGGTAATATAGAACATTATAAGGAAAAATAACTGATGTTCGTGAAATGTGGATGTTACTCTGAAATGTGCCATCAGCTAAATGCCATTTCAAACCCAACAGCACTCCCCCAACAGGACAAGGATGGAAACAGCATCTGGTGATGTGCATGGGTGGTAGACTTCAGGTGCTCATTTTAGGCAAAGGACTTTAGACCGAGTAAAACCTGTGcttatatttaaaacaatgtTAATTTGTCTAATTGtctttgagcctctgaaaatggagaACTGTTTATAAAAAATATGTCTTAATTGATTGAATGCAACACACTTAAATTACAGCTGGAAGTTTGCACATCAGTCACATCTTGATTATAGTGTCAAATATTTTGTGGTGGTGCACAGAGGCAAACTATGAACAAACGTGTTTTTTGCCACCAAATGATGTCCATAACTGTAACACCCATTAGTGATGATAATACAACTCTGTTACTGTTACAACTTCATTTAATAAAGTGCATGAGATCAGAAACACAACACATAAAGTATCAGAACATGGCTCATCAAATTTGATTACAATACAACTAGTATGTAAGTTgacaaaatacatataaatacttCAGAGACACAATCCTTCCCTGAGATTAATGAGcacatattttcacatttataaaACCTCATTCGAGCCCAAAAACTGAAAtcgtttatttttatgtgaatgACATCATGATTTAAAGACTGTGGGTCAGTGAAGAGAAACAGCAACGTGctctgttctgttcatctggatgtagcgttttcagtggacATTTCGTCACtgatccaagtgacttcttcagtcagtCGATAAATTATGATGTAAATTTATAATATGAATTCTTGTCGCATACTTGATTTTGTAATAATATCTTATGATTTGACAAATTGGAGTTGATTCATTATCACTTGCCTCACTTAATAGACCAGAGAACGCTACCACAACTAGAAACCAGGGTTACACTACTTTCCACTGGAGAAAAG
Proteins encoded in this window:
- the LOC113012475 gene encoding Fc receptor-like protein 5; this encodes LAARLTVSPSSSQMFKDDFVSLSCEEDDSSAGWTLRRNTSKQQRTQCGDGFGESAGSSCIISYIDPLESLVYWCESREGPISNMVNLTVTGGSVILQSPVLPVMEGDDVTLLCKTKTTPSNLTAIFFKDGVFTGKDSTGHMTIQHVSRSDEGLYKCDISGHGESPSSWITVTDKHTTTPPPTSTPPPASSAGSSPFVPVLLTAGTVCVVLVVMLLVVLVERHVDRKLKESDAAAVDSAVRTEDVTHGQIDIKEKQEEAKMYNCSSLSPSWFKMNF